From a single Aythya fuligula isolate bAytFul2 chromosome 16, bAytFul2.pri, whole genome shotgun sequence genomic region:
- the DPM1 gene encoding dolichol-phosphate mannosyltransferase subunit 1 — MAAGGAGKVSVLLPTYEERHNLPLVVWLLVRTFQDSGIDFEIIIIDDGSPDGTQEVAEQLEKIYGSDKILLRPREKKLGLGTAYIHGMKYATGEFIVIMDADLSHHPKFIPEFIRKQKEGNFDIVSGTRYKGNGGVHGWDLKRKLISRGANFITQVLLRPGASDLTGSFRLYRKEVLQKLMEKCVSKGYVFQMEMIVRARQLGYTIGEVPISFVDRVYGESKLGGNEIVSFLKGLLTLFATT; from the exons atggcggcggggggggccgggaAGGTGTCGGTGCTGCTGCCCACATACGAGGAGCGCCACAACCTGCCGCTCGTCGTCTGGCTGCTCGTGCGCACCTTCCAGGACAG TGGAATCGACTTTGAAATTATCATCATCGATGATGGAAGCCCGGACGGGACGCAGGAAGTTGCGGAACAACTGGAGAAGATCTATGGGTCAGATAAAATT CTTTTAAGACCCAGAGAAAAGAAGTTGGGCCTTG GCACTGCTTACATTCATGGAATGAAGTATGCCACTGGGgaatttattgttattatggATGCTGACCTCTCTCACCAT cCAAAATTTATTCCAGAGTTTATCAG aaagcagaaagaaggcaaTTTTGATATTGTGTCTGGGACAAGATATAAAGGAAACGGAGGAGTACATGGCTGggatttgaaaagaaagttaaTCAG tcGTGGAGCCAATTTTATAACTCAGGTTTTGCTGAGGCCGGGTGCATCAGACTTAACAGGAAGTTTCAG GTTATACAGAAAAGAAGTCTTACAGAAACtaatggaaaaatgtgtttctaaagGATACGTCTTCCAGATGGAAATGATTGTTCGGGCCAGACAGCTAGGATATACTATTGGAGAG GTTCCTATTTCATTTGTGGACCGTGTCTATGGAGAATCTAAACTGGGAGGCAATGAAATAGTCTCCTTCTTAAAGGGACTCTTGACCTTGTTTGCTACAACATGA
- the MOCS3 gene encoding adenylyltransferase and sulfurtransferase MOCS3 yields the protein MAGGAEALRLGAEIERRERELRGLREQLAEVLAGESGADTEEGSAGVSAAAFPAELPPLPAQASLSAAAILRYSRQLVLPELGVRGQLRLARCSVLVVGCGGLGCPLAQYLAAAGIGRLGLVDHDVVETSNLHRQVLHGEARRGLPKAVSAAATLRLLNSTVHYVPYCGALNPSTALELVRQYDVVADCSDNVPTRYLVNDACVLAGKPLVSGSALRLEGQLVVYNYQGGPCYRCLFPKPPPPETVTNCADGGVLGVVPGIMGCIQALEVLKIASGMGSSFNQFMLMFDAREGKFRNIKLRPKKADCAVCGDNPSVTRLQDYEAFCGSSATDKCRTLHLLSSKDRISVEEYKKLLDEQVPHVLLDVRPQVEVDICRLAHAVHIPLSKLEEKSEEYLEYLEKRICEEKQRTNGQTSFPVYVVCKLGNDSQKAVRIIQELPVKEYGPVLAKDIKGGLMAWASKIDPTFPQY from the coding sequence ATGGCGGGCGGAGCGGAGGCGCTGCGGCTGGGCGCCGAGATCGAGCGGCGGGAGCGGGAGCTGCGCGGCCTGAGGGAGCAGCTGGCTGAAGTGCTGGCGGGGGAGAGCGGTGCGGATACCGAGGAGGGGTCAGCTGGAGTTAGCGCCGCCGCTTTTCCCGCCGAGCTCCCTCCCCTGCCCGCGCAGGCCTCGCTGAGCGCCGCCGCCATCCTGCGGTACAGCCGGCAGCTGGTGCTGCCCGAGCTGGGCGTGCGGGGGCAGCTGCGCCTCGCCCGCTGCTCCGTGCTCGTGGTGGGCTGCGGAGGGCTGGGCTGCCCCCTCGCGCAGTACCTGGCCGCGGCCGGCATCGGCCGCCTGGGGCTGGTGGATCACGACGTGGTGGAGACCAGCAACCTGCACCGGCAGGTGCTGCACGGGGAGGCCCGCCGGGGGCTCCCCAAAGCCGTGTCTGCCGCGGCGACCCTGAGGCTGCTGAATTCCACGGTACATTACGTGCCCTACTGCGGCGCCCTGAACCCGAGCACCGCCCTGGAGCTGGTGCGGCAGTACGACGTGGTGGCCGACTGCTCCGACAACGTCCCCACCAGGTACCTGGTGAACGACGCCTGCGTCCTGGCTGGGAAGCCCCTGGTGTCCGGCAGTGCCCTCCGGCTGGAGGGGCAGCTAGTGGTGTACAACTACCAAGGGGGACCCTGCTACCGGTGTCTCTTCCCCAAGCCCCCTCCTCCAGAGACGGTGACAAACTGTGCGGATGGGGGCGTGCTGGGTGTTGTGCCGGGCATCATGGGCTGCATTCAGGCCTTGGAAGTGTTGAAGATAGCCTCGGGAATGGGTTCCTCCTTCAATCAGTTCATGCTGATGTTCGATGCTCGGGAAGGGAAGTTTCGCAACATCAAGTTAAGACCAAAGAAAGCAGACTGTGCTGTTTGTGGGGACAATCCGTCTGTCACTCGCCTTCAGGATTATGAGGCGTTTTGTGGGTCTTCTGCAACAGACAAATGTAGGACTTTACATCTGCTGTCCAGTAAAGACAGGATATCTGTAGAGGAATACAAAAAACTGTTGGATGAGCAAGTTCCTCATGTATTGTTAGATGTTCGTCCCCAGGTTGAGGTGGATATCTGTCGCCTGGCACACGCTGTCCACATTCCCTTGAGtaaattagaggaaaaaagtgaagaataTTTGGAATACTTAGAAAAACGAAtctgtgaagaaaagcagagaactaATGGCCAAACATCTTTTCCTGTATATGTTGTTTGCAAGTTAGGAAATGACTCCCAGAAGGCTGTCAGAATTATTCAGGAGTTACCTGTTAAAGAATATGGGCCTGTATTAGCTAAGGACATTAAAGGGGGGCTCATGGCTTGGGCCAGTAAAATTGACCCAACATTTCCTCAGTACTag